The Gloeobacter morelensis MG652769 genome contains the following window.
GCCCCAAAAATCGCACCTCCGGTTTGAGCGCAATACCCCAGTCCGCGACGACCCGATCGCGCATGCGGGTCATCAGGGTGAGGATGTCGCGGGCGGTGGCGCCGCCGCGGTTGAGGATGAAGTTGGCGTGCTGCTCGGCCACCTGGGCCGCCCCGACGCTCTGGCCCTTGAGCCCCGAGCGGTCGAGCATCCAGCCCGCTTTTTTCTCGCCGCCGGGGTTGCGAAAGACGCTGCCGCAGTTGGGAAAGCCCGAGGGCTGGGTGCGGTGGCGAAAGGTATTAAATTCGTCGATGTGCTCGATAAGGCGGGCCGGTTCGCAGCCGGGGGCGAGCCGCAGCCGGGCGCTGAGCACCACCCAATCGCGCTGCTGCAATAGCGACGAGCGATAGGCAAGCCCAAGTTCCCCCGCCGCCACCCGCCGCCGCTCGCCGGTCTCGATGAGCACCTCGACACTTTCGAGGCTGTCGGAAAATTGGGCACCGTGGGCACCGGCGTTCATCACCACGGCACCCCCGATGCTGCCGGGCACTCCCACCGCCCACTCCAGCCCCGCCCAGCCGCGGCGGGCCATCTGAAAGGCCAGAGCAGCGATCGACTCGCCGGCTTTGACTTCGATGAGCCCCTCTTCGAGGATCTGGGTACCCCGCCAGCTGCGCAGGTGGATGACCAATCCACCGATGCCCGCGTCACTAATCAGCAAATTGGTCCCCGCCCCAATCACCGTGACCGGCAACTCGGAGCGGCGCGCCCAACCGAGGGCTTCGTCGAGCACCTCGGCTTTGGTCGGCTGCAGATACCACTCAGCCGGGCCGCCCACCTGGTACGCGGTGAGCAGCGCCAGTGAGACCCCCGGCTGCAGCTGATCTTTCATAGGGCAAGAGCCGGCGGTTCGGCCCGCTGCAACAGTTCAGGAATGATCCGGTTGAGATTGCCCGCCCCCAAAAATAGCGCCAGATCCCCGGGGCGCAGATGGGCCTCCAGGTGGCGCTTGAGACTGTCGCTGGTCGCCTCGAAGTGCACGTCCGGGTGGTGAGCGGCAATCCTGCGGGCCACCAGCTCGCCGCTCACACCGAGGGTGTTTGCCTCCCCGGCGGCGTAAATCTCGGTGACCACCACCGCGTCGGCATCGCCGAAGGCCGTGCCGAATTCGTCGAGCAACAGCTGCGAGCGGCTGTAGCGGTGGGGCTGAAAGACCGCCACCACCCGGCGGCCCTGCAGGCGGGCGGCAGCCAGGGTGGCGCGCACTTCGCTCGGATGGTGGGCGTAATCGTCCACAAAGACGATGTCGTCGCGCTCGCCGATGCGCTCAAAGCGGCGGTGGGCACCGCGAAATTCGCGCAGCCCGGCGGCAATCTGCGCGAAGCCGAGGCCCAGATAGCGGCCCACCGCCACCGCCGCCAGGGCGTTGGCCAGATTGTGGCGGCCCAACAATTTAAGACTCATTTCTCCCAACACCTCGCCGCGCTCGAGGACGCGGGCGGTGGTGCCCTGGGCGGTGTAGTTCACCTGGTCGGCGGTGTAGTCGGCCTGCGGGTGACCATCCAGGCTGTAACTCACACTCAACGGCATCCGGTCGCGCACCGCCTGGCAGTCGAGGCAGCCTACAACTACCCGCGCCTGATGGGCGTACCGCTGAAAAGCTTCGACGATCTGTTCGAGGTTGGCGTAATGGTCCAGGTGGTCGCCCTCGATGTTGGTGATCACGGCCACCTCCGGTGAAAAGAGCACCAGCGACCCGTCCGATTCGTCCACCTCCGCCACCAGGTGTGGGCCGGATCCCAAGCGGGCGTTGCCGCCTAGTTCGTCCACTTCGCCTCCCACCACCACCGTCGGATCCAAGCCGCAGTGGTGAAGCATCACCGCGATTAAGCTGCTGGTGGTGGTCTTGCCGTGGGTACCCGACACGCCGATCATCCGGTAGCCTTCGGCCAGTTGGGCAAGCACCTGGGCGCGATGGCAGACGGCGACGCCTCCCGTGCGCGCCGCCAACAGTTCGGGGTTGTCGGGCTGGATGGCGCTCGAATAGACCAGCCGCGTCACCCCCTGCAGATTTTCGGCGCGGTGCCCATAAAACACCGAGATGCCCGAGGCTTCCAGGCGCTGGGTCTGCAAGTTGGGCTTGAGATCTGAACCGCTAACCCGCTGTCCTTGCGAGCGCAATACTAGAGCCAGGCCGGACATGCCGATGCCACCGATACCGACAAAATGAGAAACTTCGCCCGTTACCAGCGGGTCCAGCGACATATTCACTCCTGTTTCACACCGGTTGTTGTAGACAGAAACATCACGACCCGCGAGATCATGACGGCCATAATCTACCATGTCAAGCCCTGGGGATTAAGTTTTTTTCCCCAAGACTTGCGGGATCGCCATTCACAATCCAGGTGCGCTGCTTTTCGCTGGTGCTTTGTCCTCTGTATTCTTCAATCTACCGAAAAGGCAGCGGCCCTGCGCGTTCGGATGGGGTGGATGCGGAGGGGTATAAATGACAGGCATTCGCTTATGAGGAAAGCATGGGCAACGCGAAGGTGATCGTAGCCGGCAGCATCAACATGGACGTCGTCGTGCGCGCCGCACGTCATCCACGGCCGGGCGAAACACTTTTGGGCCAATCGGTGCAGTTTTTTGCGGGCGGCAAAGGCGCCAATCAGGCCATTGCCGCCCACCGTCTGGGGGCGCGGGCCACATTGATCGCTCGGGTGGGAGACGATAGTTTTGGTGGCAGTCTGCGCGCCTTCGTCAGCCAGGAAGGCCTGGATACGCAACGGGTGCTGGCGACGGGGGGGGCGAGCGGCACGGCGCTCATTACTGTGGCCGATAGCGGTGAGAACACGATCGTCGTCGTTCCCGGCGCCAACGGCGCGCTGAGCCCGGTGGATGTCGAAGTGGATATCGAACCGGGCGATGTGCTGGTGAGCCAGTGCGAGATCCCCGCCCAGGCGATCGAATATTTTTTTGTCCGAGGAAAACGGCCGGGGGCGCTCACGCTTCTCAACGCCGCCCCGGCCCGGCCTTTAGCCCCGGCCCTGGCGGCGGCGGTGGATATTCTGGTTGTCAACGAGAGTGAGCTGGCCACCTTGGCCGGAACGGCCGTCGGTGCCAGGGATACCGGGACGGTGATCGCCGCCGCCCGATCGTTGCAATCGGCAATCGGAAATGTCGTGGTCACCCTCGGCGAGCGGGGAGTGGTGGCCTGCCTCGGGCCGGTGGTCAAGACGGTGCCCGGGCGGCGGGTAGAAGCTGTGGCCGATACCACCGGGGCGGGGGACGGCTTCGTGGGTGCGCTGGCGGCCCGGCTGGCCGCCGGTGAGCCCTTAGCGCAGGCACTCGTCTTCGCCAATGCCGCTGCTTCGATCTGCGTGGAGCGGCCTGGGGCCGCCGCCTCGATGCCGACCATGGCCGAGGTGCTGGCGGTGTTGTAGCAAGGGTCAGCACGCTCAGTGGCTTGCGGTGCGCACTTTCTGCGAATAAAACGACGCCGATTCTTTGCCGACGGCGCACTGTTGGGCAAAAGAAATCAGGTGGTGACCCACCAGGCCGACGTGGATCAGCTCCTCGATGCGGCCGGAGCGCAGGGCAGGGACCGCCATCTTCCAGAACGTCTCGCGGTAATCGCTCAGCACGCCGACTTTGATGAGCAGGTTGGTCAGGATCGTAAGGCCCTTCTGGATATTGGCCCAACTGGTGCGCTCGGGGCTGTTGGGCACAGCGATGCGGTTGGGGTAGGTGTGCTCGCAGTTGTAGGCGAAGCGCTCGTAGAGAAATTCGGGGCTGTAGGCGGCGGTGATGCAGCGGCGCCACATCTCGACCACCTGATCGTGGGGGAGCAAAAATTCGACATTCGACTCGCGGCCCTCGACCTCGCTCACCAAACGGCCTTCTTGCTGGAGCCGATCCCACAGCGGCGTGCGCGGCAGGGCGTGCAGCAGATTGATCGTGAGCATCGGCAGCTGCGAGAGACGGATAAATTCGAGGATGCGCTCGCCAGTCTCGGGGGTGTCGGTGTCAAGACCGATGATGATCCCCGAAACGACCTCCATGCCATAGCGATTCAGAGTACCGATGGCCTCCAGGATCGGCATGCTCAGGTTGTGGGTCTTGGCGATCGATTTGAGCGCGTCGGGTTCGGGGGTCTCGATGCCGCAGAAGACCGTGCAGAAGTATGCCTCGCGCATCATCTCCAGAATCTTGGGGCTTTGGGCGATATTGAGGGTCGCTTCGCAGGCGAACTGGATCGGATAGCCGTTGCGCTTTTGCCAGTCGATGAGGTGCGGCAGCAGGTCAGCCACCGCCCGGCGATTGCCGATAAAGTTGTCGTCTACGAAGTAGACCGCCCCCGGGTTGCCCGAGCGCAGCATCGCGTCGAGTTCGGCCGTCACCTGCTCGGGGGTCTTCAGGCGGGGGCTGCGGCCGTACAGGGCCGGGATGTCGCAAAATTCGCAGGCGTAGGGGCAGCCGCTCGAAAACTGGACGCTGCCCAAAAAGTAGTTGCCCAGGTTGATTTTGTCGTAGGCAGGAATCGGAAAGCGTTCCAGGGGCAGGCGCTCGGCAGTCTCGAAGCGCACTTGGGCCGCCGGTCGCTCGCTGTGGAGATCGATGTACTCGATCATCCGGTCGGTGGCGTCGCCCAATTCACCGATGTGAAGCAAGTCAAAATCCGGGTAGTACTCCGGGCAACCGGAGACCGAGGGGCCGCCCAGGGCCGTGATCTTGCCCCAACGGTGCGCCAGTTCGTTGATCTTGCGGATCTGCGGGCGCTGGATGTGCATGCCGCTGACGATCACCGCGTCCGCCCAGCGGTAGTCCTCCGATCGGGCTGGGCGCATATTCTCGTCAATAAAGCGCACCTCCCAGGGGGCCGGCAGGTAGGCCGCCACCACCAGAATCCCCTGCGGGGGCATAAAGGCGCGCACCGACCCCATCAGCGGATAGGCGTGCTCGAAGGTGCCAAAAGAAGGACTGTAAGCCGGGAAGACACAGAGGATCCGCCGGGTGTGGCGCGGGCGATAGCGCGTGCGGCGATCGGCGGCAGATGGGCTCACAGGGGCCTCCTTGGTTACAAAAAGCTATCCGGTGTCAGGATATCCCCTGACACCGGATAGCTGGCAAGCCCCCTCAGGCTTCGTCGAGGGCCGCCACCCCAGGCAGGGTCTTGCCTTCGAGAAATTCGAGCGAGGCGCCGCCACCGGTGCTCACGTGGCTGAGCTTGTCGACCACGCCGGCTTTCTCAGCCGCCGAGGCGCTGTCGCCGCCGCCCACAATCGAGAGGTTGTCGCTCTCAGCCAGGGCATGGGCCACCGCGAAGGTGCCTTTGCTGAATCCCGGCAGTTCGAAGACGCCCATCGGACCGTTCCAGATCACCGTGCCCGATTTTTGGACTTCGGCCACGTAGAGCTCCTCGGTCTTGGGACCGATGTCCAGGGCCATCTGGCCCTCCGGGATGTTGACGTCGGGGGTGACCGGCGGGTCGGCAAGGTCACCAAACTTGTCGTTGGTGCGGTGGTCGACCGGCAGCAAGAAGGTGACGCCCCGTTCCTTCGCCTCGGCAAGCAGGTCGAGGGCCAGCTGGAGCAAATCGACGGTCGTGCCGTCCTTTTTGGTGGTGCTCGTCTCGCAGCGGGAAGCCCCCACATCCACACCCTGGGCTTTGAGGAACGTGTAGGCCATCGCCCCGCCGATCAAGATGGAATCGACCTTGGTGAGCATGTTCTGGATGAGCTGGATTTTGTCGCTCACTTTGGCACCGCCCATGATGGCAAGCACCGGCCGTTCCGGGCTTTCGAGGGCTTTGCCCAGGTATTCGAGTTCTTTTTGCAAAAGCAGCCCCGCCACCGCCGGGCGCAAGTAGCGCGCCACGCCTTCGGTGGAGGCGTGGGCGCGGTGGGCGGTGCCGAAGGCGTCGTTGACATAAAGTTCGGCGAGGCCCGCGAGCTTCTGGGCAAATTCGGGGTTGTTTTTTTCTTCTTCCGGATAGAAGCGCACGTTCTCCAGCAGCAGCACATCGCCGTCTTCGAGCTTCTTGACCGCTTCTTCGACTTCCGGGCCGATCACGTCGTCGGCTTTGTAGACCGTCTGGCCGAGCAGTTCGCCCAGGCGCTTGGCCACCGGTGTGAGGCGCAACTGATCGTCAAAACCCTTAGGTCGCCCCAGGTGGCTCACCAGGATTACCCGCGCCCCCCCGCCGGTCAATAGTTCAATGGTGGGCAGCGCAGCCCGAATGCGCGTATCGTCTGTGATCTGGCCGTTCTCGTCGAGGGGAACATTAAAATCAACCCGCACCAGAGCCCGCTTACCCTTGAGGTCCGCCGCCCCCAGGGCCTCAACCGTTTTCTTTGCCACCGTCCGTTCTCCCAACGTCCTTCGCGATTATTTTCCGGTACAGCCCACCCCGCAGTCAAAGACGGCGCGACTCAGTTTTGGCTGCCGGACCAGTCGAGGGTGGCAAAACCCGCAAAGATCCAGTCGTCCACCGGAGTCTGGGGACTCTGCTGAAACAACAGCGGCCGATAGGCAAAGGCGACAAGGTGGGATAAACGGCGTTCTTCACCCTCGAGCCGGTGGCGCAGCGCGGCGTCCAGGGGGTGGCAACCTTGCCGGTCCTGAATAAATGCACACCGATCGAGCACCGGTGCCATCCGGCCACGGGCAAGGGCCAGCACCTGGCTGCCCCGGCGGCGAAAACAGGTCAAAAACGGCCCGCTCACCGGCGCCCCGATCGGTTGATATTGCTGAAGCCAGGCATCGACCGGCAGCCCACTGCGGCGGGCCGCCGCCGCAAAAGCAAGCGCGATGGCGTCGGGGCGGGCGTCGGGATAGCACAGTGCGCCGATGCGCAGCGTGCAACACAACGGATCGACCTCGAACGGATGCGGTGTGGCGTGGCGGCTGGGCATCGGGCGGGAGCGACTGAGGTCCACGCACGTGTCGCCACTGCAAATCTGCCGGATGACCGGTGTGGCCTCCGCGACTATGGCCAACCGGCCGCCCGCAGTGCCAGGCCCGCCGGCGGGCGCCTCAAAGCGCCAGGGCCGACCGATCGCCCGACCGATCGCTTCCACCAGGCTCTCGGTGTTCCAGCAGCGCGGATCGTAGCGCAGCAGGAGGCTGCCGCTGGCGATAGACGCGCAGATAGCGTGCAGGCCGGGCAACTCGCCCAAGCGCGACTCAAGCCGCGTGTCCCAGGCGGGGTCGGCTTCGAGTCCTCGAATGGCAAGATGCAACCGGCCCGGTGTGCGCTGGGCAACGGGCTGAATGGCGATGGACATGTTCATAGGTAAGTGCGACACGCCAAAAGGTGCAAAGCCGATGCAAACAGCAGCGTCACTCAAGTATCGATGCGGGGATCGCTCTATCGGCAAGGATTAGAGATTTTTTTAATGATTGCTTGTCGGCGGTGAATTCGGTTTTTCTTAACGATTGTTTGCTCTCCCCAATATCGTGCAATTTGTGACGGAAACAAGCGAAATCCCTCGATGGGACGAAAGACAGCTCAAAAATCCGGGGGTCGAAAGTGACCCCAGGGGCTTCTCAGCTAAAACCCTCGTCCGCCCAAACCGGTGGACGAGGGTTTAACCAGAATGTCCAGGGCTGGAGGCAGAGACCCGAATCGGCGGACGGTGGCGGCAGGCCGCCCCAGAGACGCTTTAAACTTCGCTGCCGCGCTTGAGCACATATTTGACGGCGTCGCCGACGGTGGTGATCTTTTCGGCATCTTCGTCCGGGATTTCGGTTTCAAACTCCTGTTCAAGCGCCATGACCAGTTCCACCTGGTCGAGGGAATCGGCACCGAGGTCGTTGGCAAAGCTCGATTCGGAAGTCACCTCCGACTCCTCGACGGACAGTTGCTCCACGACGATCTTCTTGACGCGTTGATAAACTTCCACTTCGTTCATTCCTGCCTCTAAAATGCATGCTGTTCGGCCCGGCTGTGCCTGACCCAATCGCTGATAGTACACTGCTTTGGCCTTGACGTGCTACTGCTTCGGCTCGTCTTGACAGGCCAGTTCCGCCTCGATGGCGGCGAGGATCCGGCGCGAGTGGGCAGGCAGTCTGGCGCGCACCGCCTGCACATCGGCCCAGGTATCGACGTCGCTATCTTCGCAAAGCAACCCGATTGCCAGATCCAGACTCCGGCCGCGCCCAAGGGTGGCTGCGAGCAACCGCTCGGTACCCATGGGCATGGCTGTAAACAAATCCACCGGCCGGGCGAGGGCAATCAGGTAATAGCCGCCGTCGGTACAGGGTCCAATGACCACCGGCACCTGCCCCAGACGTTCAGCAGCGACACGGTAAACCTCACTATCCAGGTGGGGGCTGTCGCTGCCGATGCCCACCGCCGGGGTGCCCACCGCCTCGAAGGCATGGAGCAGGCGCTCACCCAGATCCGCCCCCTGCTGCTCCAACAGTTCAAAATCCCCCCGCCAGGGTGCGAACCAGTCTGGATCGCCCGCATAGGCGATCACCCGCCGCCACTGGGCAAGGCGGACAGCTTCGCCCAGGATATCGCTCAAAAACGCAGCGTAGAGCCGACAGGCTTGCTGAGGAGTCAAAGGCGGGCACAGACGGGTTTTAACCCGCCCTGGAACTGGGGTTTTAGCAAAGACGATCAAGGCAGGATGCTTCACAAAGGCTCTGCTAGAATTGCCGTACTTTCCGTTCGATCGTTGCGGAATCGATGGTAGCTGGTTTTTTGCTCATTCTGGCCGTGCTGATTCTTGGAGGCGGAATTGCCACCGTCGGCGACCGCATCGGCTCGATGGTGGGCAAAAAACGGTTGAGTCTATTCAAGCTGCGCCCCCGGGACACCGCCACGCTGGTGACCGTCTTTACCGGGGTAATGATCGCCGGGGTTTCGCTGGCACTGGTGTTGCTGGTCTCCGATCGGGTACAGTTCGCGCTCTTTAATTACGACCAGGTGCAGTCGCGCCTGCGCGATGCGACCCGCCAACAGGCGGCGGCCGAAAAAGAGCTGCTCGCTGTTCAAGGTCAGCGCGCCGAAGAGCGCCGTGCCCTCCAATCGGCCCTCGCCGAGCGCCGCCAGGCGGAGACGAACTTGCAGAGCATCAACCGGCAACTGACCGAGGCGCGCTCCCAGCAAGAACAAAGCGAGCGCAAGCTCGCCCAGAACCAGAAGTTGCTTGCCACCCTCGAGACCCAAAAAGCCGCCGTCCAGAAAAATGCTCAGGTGCTGCGCCAGGCGGTGCAGACGCTCAAAGGCGAGCAAAAGCGGCTGGCCACTTCTTTGCAGCGCAGCCGCAAAGACCTGGTGCAGTTGGCGCGCCAGAAAAAGAAACTGGAGCGGGAGAACGAGACGCTTTTTTATATTGCCGCCGAACTGGCCAAAAAAGTGGCGGCCTCCCAGGCGACGACCAATCGCCTGCGCAGCCGCACCGAACTGATTTTTGAAGCCGAAGAGGCGGTCGCCAAGGCGAAGGTACCGGGCGGCCGGGGTATGGCTGAGACCCAGCGCATCTTCGACGAATTTCTCAGCGAAGTCCAGAAGCAGGCCCTCAAAGCCGGCGCCCAGCCGGAACCGGAGGCGGGCTGCAAAAGTGCGGTGTGCATGAGCGCCGAAGAGGCCCGCCGCATCCTGCAGCAACTCGCCGCCCCCGGCGATCACGCCTTGCAGCTGATTTCGATCGACAACTCTCTCAAAGGCGAGCCGGTCTGGGTCTTCGGACAGGTGCGCCCCAACCAGCTGTTGTTCGAGGAAGGACGGGTAATCGCCTCGCGCCAGATCGAGCGCAGTATTCTCAACGACGAGGAAAAACTGCGCGCGACGCTGGTGGATCTCTTTAACGAGGCGAACCGCCAGGCCCGCGACGCCGGTATCCTCACCAGCGGCCGCGACGCCAAGGTGGGCGAATTTTTGTACAGAGACCTGGAGCGGATGATCGAAGAGCTACGCTCGCAACCCGGCAACGGCGCCATCACCCTCCAGGCTGTCTCCAAGCAGGATGTTTACACGCTAGGTCCCCTCAGCCTCACACTCGTAGCGATGCAGAACGGCCGCATTCTCAGCAAGGCCGGGTAAGCGATGATCCTGGGTATCGATCCCGGTCGCTCCAAGTGCGGTCTGGCGCTGGTGGGCCTCGACCGCAAGCTCTACTTTCGCTCGGTCGTAGCGAGCGACCAACTCCTCCAGCAAGTGGAGCGGTTGCTGGAGGAGTTTTCGGTGGCCGCCCTGGTGATCGGCGATCAGACGACATCCGAGTACTGGCAGGCCCAACTGCGCGCCGCCTTTCCCGAGGTGCGCCTGGTGGCGGTACCCGAGCGCCGCTCCAGCGAGCAGGCCCGCAGCCGCTACTGGCAGTTCAACCCGCCGCGGGGGCTCAACCGTCTGTTGCCCCAAGATTTTCGGGTGCCCCCGGAAGCCTACGACGACGTGGTAGCTCTCATTTTGGTGGAGCGCTACCTGGCGGGGCTGGTCGACGTCGACCGGCGCTAATCAACCCTCGAAAGTCTAGTTAAAATTGATGAAGTCGTGACGAGCCACTCAAGATGACTGTTACATACCCGCGGAAGTTCCGTGACCAGTTCGGGGCCCGCGAAATCCTCGCCATTGTCGTCCGGGACCGCGAAATTCAAAACCTGACGCTCAACCGCTACCGTTACTCCGAGCAGCGCGCCTGCAAGGATCTTACCGAGGTGATCGAGCGCCTCGACGGGCAGCAGCGCGAGCTTATCCGCGACCTCTCGCGCCATATCCACGACGAAGCCCGCCACGCCAACTGGCTGACCGAGCTGCTCTACGACTTGGGGGCAGAACTCAACGTGCCGCCGGGGCTTTCGTATATCGACGAATTCGAGCGCCTTGTCCACGACACCGGCGGCAAGCCCGGCAAAGAGATCGACCTCGATTTCTATCTCATCGAGAGCCTCGCTGCCATCAACGTTACCGAGAAGCGCGGCTGCCTCTATTTTTCCGCCCACATCCACGCGCTCAAGAACGCGCCCCAGACCCCTGAGAACCTCCAGATCCGCGAGTGCATCGAGCGAATTTTGCCGGAGGAGGCGGGGCACGTGCGCTGGGGCAACCGCTGGCTCGCCCAGATGGCCCGCACCTCGCCCCAGAACGCCGAGCGGGTCGAAGCGGCCAAGCGCCGCTATACGGCCATCGAGCAGGCGGCCTTCGAGACGAGCATGGATGTCACCCTCGGCGCCGAGTTGCGCCGCGCCCAGTGGCTGCTTGAAATCTCCGAGACGCTGCCGGTGTGGGAGCGGCCGGGATATCTGCTGGAGCACCTGCCGCGCATTTTGCCCGAGACCCAGATGCACCGGCTGAGCCTCGTTCAGATCGCCTTCCAGCGCGACCCGGTGCAGTTCATGCAGCAGTTTTTGCCTGCCTTTTTGGGCCTGAACCGTACTGCCAAAGCGGCCGAGCCGGAGGCGGCCTGAATTTGTGCTCCGCACTTGCCAACGCTCCCGGGTGGGTTGTCCTGCCCGGGGCGAAGGCGTAGGATCCAGGCGTTCTTCCTGCGACGAAATTGCCATGGGACTATTCGATCACATCCTTGCGGCCATCACCAACCCCGAGCAGCAGGCGAGCCAGGGCCAGGTGGCCTCGGTACTGGGCACCCTCCAACGCCAGGGCCAGGCCCACGGCACCGACAGCCAGGCGCTCGCCCAGTTGCTCTCGGTGGTGGGCCAGCAGGTGCGCGGCGCGCTGCAGCAACAGCGCGCCGACGCTGGGCCGCAGCAGGCCCAGACGACCGTGCAGCGCTACAGCGGCACCGAAGCGAACCCCCAGGCCGTCCAGGCCCTCTTTGGAGCGCGCCAGCCGCAGGTGGTCCAGGAGGCCGCCAACCGCACCGGCATCGACGCCTCTACCATCCAGGCGCTTTTGCCCATCGTCATTCCATTGATTCTGCAGCTGTTGCAGGGCGGCACCAACAGTCGTAATCCCCAGCAGGGCAATCCCCTGCTGGGTACGTTCCTGGACACCGACAACGACGGCGACGTGGATCTAGGCGACATGGTACGCATGGCGGGCCGATTACTCTAGGTTTCCCGACCCTCGAAGCGACCGAAACTGCCTGGCTGCAACCCCACGCAAGCAAGCAAGACCCGGCGGGCTGGGCGTCGGTCATCGCCAGCGCCTGGCGCTCGCACCTGGGGTGTCTTTCGTTGACGGTCTGTAGCGGAGGTGGTTATTATGCCTGTCACCATTTTCGACACCGGTACCCATGTGATCTGGAGACCTTGCAAGCTTGGTGGCCAAGGTCGATCTCTTGTGATGCCTAATTACCTGAAAGTCATATCAGAGAGACTTCTTTGGACGAAGCAAAACTCCAAGAAGCGAATCTGGCAGGAGCGGACCTGCGAGAGGCGACAAGCAATAGGCGGTGGGGGTGGGTGGGTCTGGACGACCTAGAAGCCAATGGAGGAGAGCGTGTTTTGGCAAAGCGTGTGCGAGTGGTAGGGCCGCCGCAGCGGTGGGAGTTTAGCCCGGTGCAGCCGCAGCGTGGAGGACTTGCGCGAGCGTTATGCCCGCGGTGAGCGCACTCTGGTGGATCTCTCCACGGATGCGATAGGACACCTGGAAATCGCCTAACGCGCGAAAGCGGATTTTCCAGCGAAGCGGGCCGCCTCGCCGAGCTGGCGCTCGATTCTCAGTAACTGATTGAACTTGGCCACCCGTTCGCTGCGGCAGCCGGAACCGGTTTTGATCTGGCCTGCAGCGGTCGCCACGGTCAGATCCGCAATGGTCGTGTCCTCGGTCTCGCCGGAGCGGTGGGAGACAAAGCATTTGTAATTGTGTTTGACGGCCAGTTCGATGGTGTCGAGCGTCTCGCTGACCGAGCCAATCTGGTTGAGCTTGATAAGAATCGAATTGGCGACGCCCTTTTCGATGCCTTCGGCGAGGATTTTGGCGTTGGTGCAGAACAAATCGTCGCCCACCAGTTCGACAGTGGCACCGATGCGGTCGGTGAGCATCTTCCAGCCTTCCCAATCGTTCTCACCCATGCCGTCTTCAAGGGAAACAATCGGATACTGAGAGGCCCAGGAAGCCCATAG
Protein-coding sequences here:
- a CDS encoding pentapeptide repeat-containing protein; amino-acid sequence: MRETSLDEAKLQEANLAGADLREATSNRRWGWVGLDDLEANGGERVLAKRVRVVGPPQRWEFSPVQPQRGGLARALCPR
- a CDS encoding DUF937 domain-containing protein — protein: MGLFDHILAAITNPEQQASQGQVASVLGTLQRQGQAHGTDSQALAQLLSVVGQQVRGALQQQRADAGPQQAQTTVQRYSGTEANPQAVQALFGARQPQVVQEAANRTGIDASTIQALLPIVIPLILQLLQGGTNSRNPQQGNPLLGTFLDTDNDGDVDLGDMVRMAGRLL
- a CDS encoding ferritin-like domain-containing protein — its product is MTVTYPRKFRDQFGAREILAIVVRDREIQNLTLNRYRYSEQRACKDLTEVIERLDGQQRELIRDLSRHIHDEARHANWLTELLYDLGAELNVPPGLSYIDEFERLVHDTGGKPGKEIDLDFYLIESLAAINVTEKRGCLYFSAHIHALKNAPQTPENLQIRECIERILPEEAGHVRWGNRWLAQMARTSPQNAERVEAAKRRYTAIEQAAFETSMDVTLGAELRRAQWLLEISETLPVWERPGYLLEHLPRILPETQMHRLSLVQIAFQRDPVQFMQQFLPAFLGLNRTAKAAEPEAA
- a CDS encoding DUF3084 domain-containing protein; this encodes MVAGFLLILAVLILGGGIATVGDRIGSMVGKKRLSLFKLRPRDTATLVTVFTGVMIAGVSLALVLLVSDRVQFALFNYDQVQSRLRDATRQQAAAEKELLAVQGQRAEERRALQSALAERRQAETNLQSINRQLTEARSQQEQSERKLAQNQKLLATLETQKAAVQKNAQVLRQAVQTLKGEQKRLATSLQRSRKDLVQLARQKKKLERENETLFYIAAELAKKVAASQATTNRLRSRTELIFEAEEAVAKAKVPGGRGMAETQRIFDEFLSEVQKQALKAGAQPEPEAGCKSAVCMSAEEARRILQQLAAPGDHALQLISIDNSLKGEPVWVFGQVRPNQLLFEEGRVIASRQIERSILNDEEKLRATLVDLFNEANRQARDAGILTSGRDAKVGEFLYRDLERMIEELRSQPGNGAITLQAVSKQDVYTLGPLSLTLVAMQNGRILSKAG
- a CDS encoding resolvase, with the translated sequence MILGIDPGRSKCGLALVGLDRKLYFRSVVASDQLLQQVERLLEEFSVAALVIGDQTTSEYWQAQLRAAFPEVRLVAVPERRSSEQARSRYWQFNPPRGLNRLLPQDFRVPPEAYDDVVALILVERYLAGLVDVDRR